GCAAGGAAATTGAGCCCGGTGGGGTCAAGCGCGTGTACGCGTTTGAGAAAGAACTCGTCGTGTTTCGTACCGAGTCGGGCAAGGCCACGATTTTTGACGCGTACTGCCCGCACCTGGGCGCCCACCTGGGCGAGGGTGGTACGGTTGTTGGCGAGAACCTGCGCTGCCCGTTCCACCACTGGCAGTTCGACACCGACGGCAGCTGCGTTGATATTCCCTACGCAAAGCGTGTCCCGCCCAAGGCCTGCGTGGGTACATGGCCGGTGGTCGAGTGCGCCGGGATGGTGTTTGCGTGGCACCACGCGCTGGGGGAGCCGCCGTTTTTCGAGGTGCCCGAAGTGCCCGAGTACAACCACGCAGACTGGGCCGAGCCCCACAGCTGGGAGATAGAAGTGGAGACCCACGTTCAGGACATGGCCGAGAATAACTGCGACCCGCCTCACTTTCTTTTCGTGCACGAGAACGAGGAAGTGCCCGAGTCGGAGATCGAGTATCTCGACGGCGGGATGACCATGCGCATGGCGAGTTCGAGCGAGCGCGAGACGGTGATCGGCACTTACACCTCCGAGCTGGAGCGCCACACCTGGTGCATCGGCCTGGCCGGTGTCAGGGTAAAGGGCGTCGGTGACGCGGGCTTGTTGATGTTTTCGTCGACCACGCCGATCACGCGCACCCATTCTCACTCGCGCTGGGTGTTCATGGTGACGCGCAACCTGGAGGGTAGCGCCGGCCAGGAGTTTATCGACACCATGAAGGAAGGCGTGCAGCAGGACATGGCGATATGGAACAACAAGATGCACCGCGCCGACCCGTTGCTCTGCGAGGGCGATCGCTTCCTGGCCGAGTTCAGGCGTTGGACCAGGCAGTTTTATTCTGAGCCCGTGGGCCCGGAGCGTGTCGAAGCGCCAGCACTCGCTACGGGCGAGGCCGCCCCGGCATGAAAAGGAGATTGAACCTGTCATGAGCAACGATTCCGCCACCACGGGCACAGCCGCCCGTTGCCTCGTTGTATCGTCGGACTGCCACGCGGGCCTGCCGCCCGAGCAGTACCGTGCTTACGTTGACCCCGAGTACCGCGAAACTTTTGACCTCGCGCTGCCTATACAGATTGAGAAAACCGAGGAGGCGTCGCGTGTCTTTCTCGTGGACGAGGTCAACGACGAGTGGCGCAAGGGCATCGAGCGCGAGCTGTCGGGCGCTTGGGACTCAGACATAAGACTCGAGGTAATGGACGGCGATGGTTGCGCCGGCGAGGTTATTTTTCCCGACGGCATTACCGAGATGAACATGCCGCCCTTCGGTGCAGGACTGTCGCTGCCTACCGAGGAGATCGTGCCCGAGCTGCAGTGGGCGGGTGCGCGCGCGCATAACCGGTGGTTGGCCGAACTGTGCGCGCAGGCGCCCGAGCGGCGCGCAGGGGTGGCGATCGTGCCGGCACTGTGGGACGTGGACGAGGCGGTCAAAGAGGCACGGTGGGCCCACGACAACGGCCTGCGGTCGGTGCTGCTGCCCACTTGCTGGGGCCGCGAGCCAGCGTGGAATCACCGCCGTTACGATCCGCTGTGGGAGATTTGCGAAGATCTCGGCCTGGTCGTCAACTTTCATTCTGGTGCTGCTCCCATGAAGGACTACGGCGATGGCCAGGGGATGGTGGGTATTTATATCAGCGAGGTGGCGTGGTGGACCGCGCGGCCGCTGACCTTCATGATCTGGGGCGGCGTGTTCGAGCGCTACCCGCGCCTGAAGGTAGCGGTGACCGAGGGCACGGCGGTGTGGGTGCCGGAGTTCACGGCGCTGATGGATTTTCGTTACGAGGAGACGCACTTTGCAGCCAAGCTGGGCGACTACCGCAGTCACCTGTCGATGAAGCCAAGCGATTATTTTCGTCGCAATGTTTTCGTGGGGGCGTCGTGCATGTCGCGGCGCGAGGCTGAGATCCGTCATGAGATAGGCCTGGGCAACATGCTGTGGGGCTCGGACTATCCTCACCCCGAGGGCGCCTGGCCCGGCACCCGCGAGCAGATGAGCGTTACTTTTAAAGGTCTGCCCGCTGACGAGGTGCGCGCCATGCTGGGCGGCAACGCTGTCCGGATCTATGGCTTTGACGCCGACGCCCTGGCGCCGGTGGTGGAGCGCGTCGGCCCGCGCATGGAAGACATCACCGGCTGAGGGTGCCTGGGCTGCCCGCGCCGAGAGCGGTGGAATAACAGCGATTGCGGGTTGGGCAAGTCGCCGCGGGGAGTAACGAGATATGAAAGACTACGCTGAAAAAACGGCTGTCGTTACTGGAGGCGCCAGCGGCATAGGCCTGGCCTTGGGCCGTGAGCTGGCGGCGCGCGGTGCGCGGGTGGTGCTGGCCGATATAGAACAGGCTGCGCTCGACCGGGCAGTGGCTGGCTTGCTCGAGACCGGTGGCCAGGCCCACGGGGTGGTCACTGACGTGAGCGACTACGAGTCGGTGGTCGCGCTTGAGCGTCGCGCGGTCGAACTGGGTGACGGCAAGGTGCACCTGCTGTTCAACAACGCGGGGGTGGGCGTGTACGAGGACCTGCCGCTGTGGGAGCTACCGCTGGTCGATTGGAAGTGGACACTCGACGTCAACCTGTGGGGGGTGATCCACGGACTGCGCGCGTTCGTGCCCGGCATGCTGGCGCATGGCGAGCCCGGGCACGTGGTCAACACGAGTTCGGGCAACGGCGGGCTTACCTTGTTGCCGACCACGCCGATCTACTCGACCAGTAAGGCGGCAGTGAGCACGCTGACCGAAGCGTTACACCTGCAGCTGGTGGCGGCCGGCGCGGCCATTCGCGCGTCGGTGCTGTACCCGGGGCCGCACATGGTGTCGAGCAATATTTTTACGGCGTTTCGCAACCGCCCGAGTGGGTTGCTGCGTGACGACGGTCAGCAGACTCCGCCCACGCTAGACGAGATTCGCGAGATGGTGACTGGCATGGGCCAGGAATTGGAACTTACAAGCCCCGAACAGGTGGCAGCCATGGCCATGAGCGCGCTCGATGACGACGAGTACTGGATACTGGAGATGAGAGAAGACACCGAGGCCGCCGTCCGCGCTCGCTTCGAAAACATCCTCCACCGCCATACCCCTTGAAGGAGCGTATCTCCGTTCAGGGAAGGGCGCGCGACATGTGATCGAGGTAGGCCAGCGTAGCCTGGGTGGGTGCGCCAGCCGCGTGAGTGCCTGCCGCGGGGGCGGGCGGAGTGAGAATGCGCCGGCGGTAAACGTCGAGCACCAGCTGGCGGGCGAGACTTGATTCGGGGGCCGCGAGCAGGGCCTGGTCGGCCAGGTGACAGGCGAGCCGCAGGTCATCGCTCATGAGTGCCCGCGCCCGCGCGTCGACCGCTGCAAGACCACCGGCCATCTCGACCTGCAGCACCGCCAGCCGCTCGGGTGACGACGGGTCCCAGTGCGACGGCTGGTCATCCCACCAGCCGGTCAGCTCGTGCACAACCATGCGCGCCACGTCGCGCACGCCGACATAGCGTTCCTGCAGGCGAGAGTCGGTGGCAAGCTGCGCGGGCAGGACGACCGACGCCACCACCTGGTCCTTGCGCATCCCCGAGTTCAAGCCGGCTACCACCTGGTCGACAACCGACTGCAGCGCCTCGGCCAGCACCAGCAGGTTGTCGCGGATTTCGATCGGGTCGTCGAGCGCCTGGCCATGCCCGGGCAGCAACACGCGAGCGTTGAGCGACGCCATTTCCTTGAGCGCAAACGCCCACTCTTCGACGTGCCGCTGCACTCGCTTGCCGTTGCCCGCGTTAGGTATGAAAGACTGCCAGTAATCGGCCGACGCCAGCACCCGCCGGTCGGCCGCCCACACGTAGAGCTGATCGTCGGTCTCGCCGCGGTGGTGCACCAGGACAAAAGTTTCGCCGCCGATCTCGAGAACCAGGCGATCGCGAAAGGTACGCGTCGGCCACACGA
The DNA window shown above is from Candidatus Binatota bacterium and carries:
- a CDS encoding aromatic ring-hydroxylating dioxygenase subunit alpha; protein product: MTDRAAPPIPNGWYAVAWSKEIEPGGVKRVYAFEKELVVFRTESGKATIFDAYCPHLGAHLGEGGTVVGENLRCPFHHWQFDTDGSCVDIPYAKRVPPKACVGTWPVVECAGMVFAWHHALGEPPFFEVPEVPEYNHADWAEPHSWEIEVETHVQDMAENNCDPPHFLFVHENEEVPESEIEYLDGGMTMRMASSSERETVIGTYTSELERHTWCIGLAGVRVKGVGDAGLLMFSSTTPITRTHSHSRWVFMVTRNLEGSAGQEFIDTMKEGVQQDMAIWNNKMHRADPLLCEGDRFLAEFRRWTRQFYSEPVGPERVEAPALATGEAAPA
- a CDS encoding amidohydrolase, translating into MSNDSATTGTAARCLVVSSDCHAGLPPEQYRAYVDPEYRETFDLALPIQIEKTEEASRVFLVDEVNDEWRKGIERELSGAWDSDIRLEVMDGDGCAGEVIFPDGITEMNMPPFGAGLSLPTEEIVPELQWAGARAHNRWLAELCAQAPERRAGVAIVPALWDVDEAVKEARWAHDNGLRSVLLPTCWGREPAWNHRRYDPLWEICEDLGLVVNFHSGAAPMKDYGDGQGMVGIYISEVAWWTARPLTFMIWGGVFERYPRLKVAVTEGTAVWVPEFTALMDFRYEETHFAAKLGDYRSHLSMKPSDYFRRNVFVGASCMSRREAEIRHEIGLGNMLWGSDYPHPEGAWPGTREQMSVTFKGLPADEVRAMLGGNAVRIYGFDADALAPVVERVGPRMEDITG
- a CDS encoding SDR family NAD(P)-dependent oxidoreductase yields the protein MKDYAEKTAVVTGGASGIGLALGRELAARGARVVLADIEQAALDRAVAGLLETGGQAHGVVTDVSDYESVVALERRAVELGDGKVHLLFNNAGVGVYEDLPLWELPLVDWKWTLDVNLWGVIHGLRAFVPGMLAHGEPGHVVNTSSGNGGLTLLPTTPIYSTSKAAVSTLTEALHLQLVAAGAAIRASVLYPGPHMVSSNIFTAFRNRPSGLLRDDGQQTPPTLDEIREMVTGMGQELELTSPEQVAAMAMSALDDDEYWILEMREDTEAAVRARFENILHRHTP
- a CDS encoding MBL fold metallo-hydrolase yields the protein MAALIRYLLVAALFASLGLVLGSSEYGGRSANQLYRAVENPARTALDRAVGGADLAARSRVLARYPELLPGIISNARIWGDYSRAIAENMFSRDDPQAIADARAKTRAELVAPNTWLIRMPIVNAVLFETRDGLLLVDTGMAPAGPALVDAIRSVSDAPLHTVIYTHGHVDHAYGAWALADAGMNPRNIIAHEAIIPRFERYLRLRGSIAHYMSQPVEQLPATRDDIVWPTRTFRDRLVLEIGGETFVLVHHRGETDDQLYVWAADRRVLASADYWQSFIPNAGNGKRVQRHVEEWAFALKEMASLNARVLLPGHGQALDDPIEIRDNLLVLAEALQSVVDQVVAGLNSGMRKDQVVASVVLPAQLATDSRLQERYVGVRDVARMVVHELTGWWDDQPSHWDPSSPERLAVLQVEMAGGLAAVDARARALMSDDLRLACHLADQALLAAPESSLARQLVLDVYRRRILTPPAPAAGTHAAGAPTQATLAYLDHMSRALP